The sequence tataaattaggagtgtataatatattttcttagagtttaaaatttatgaattagagtctAAAATTTGTTAATTAAGATATAAAAATGTGATTTATAGGGATGATATGTTTTTTTGGAACTGAAGATATGAGTGAAATTGAGGAGGATGTAATTGAAAAAGATGATATTTTGGTGGGCTGTAGAAGAGAAAATGCAATGAAGAATTTAAAGACagtaagaagaaaaagaaaaagctgGTCTTCATTCAGTAATTCTTTTGAGTTTTGTAAGGTTATTTTCTGTTTAAAGCTCTAATTTAATTTCTTCTCTGCATTACTGAGTTAATTAGCGAGTTAACTAGTTTTGTATATGCTAATCATTAGTGAGTTAGTTAGTTGGTACATATGATTTTAATATAGTTTCGTATTCTAATAAGCTTATAAATAGGTTTAAAGTTGAGATTATCGGGTtgttggctcgataaaagctcagtTCAACTCggttcgatttgtaaacgagccgctcgtgagcataatttactggctcggttcgtaaacgagttGAGCTTGAGCTGACCAAAACTCGGCTCGAATGCTCGTGAAcaggctcgattagaatatttatgaaaaaaacttagttttgtagaaaatttTATAGTTGTGTTAGTTcgcaaatatctaaacttaatattatttcatttgctattagatgagttcgttcacgaCATAATAAATGGATAATaaacgaactatttgtaagcatcttttttatttattcacgaactttgcttgtgagcttatttatgtacacaattaaagagctatttgcaagcaaacttcataaatataattaacgatttactcacaaacaattcatggttataTAATTTCTTAAGAAACCAAgttcaaagaggattttgggctcgaaataAGCTCGAAACTCGACTCGAGTTCGTTTATGTTCTAATGAGTTGAGCCAAGTTTGAGCAAGCCAAAACTCAGCTCGGACTTGTTAATCTTATAGCGAGCCGAACTTGAACAGGTCAAAACTCCGCTCAACTCGACTCGACTCGATTACAACCCTACATCTATTATATATCGGATGTGTGTAATACACCCAAATAAATACCCAATTAATGAAAGATGATTGATGTTAAGAAATAAATATTCACAAACGacttttctttttattggaCAAATGTGGTGTTGTAGAATTTTTCGTGTGGACATGTCTACCTTTTATGTTCGGTATTCTCTTTTTTGATTTACTTTAATAaaagctctttttttttttttaaaagactACATTAATCCTTTTCTAATAAATGTGCCCAAAAATACATTTGTAGTAATTATTTCTAGCATAAATCAAAGATCACAGTTGTTATTTGTTACAAAGTATAAATTCAATAATTAATTGCTTGTTTGCAATATTGGCATCATAATCTATAGAGACGAAAGGAGAGGGACGCATGGGTGCCATTGCATCTCCGATTGCTGAAAGCCGTCAACGACGGCTTGATCCAAGCGATTCTTCaccttaaaattataaatagtaGATACTACATTTACATCCCCAAATTTAGGGAATCAGTCAACTCGACAAAGAAGTTAAGGGAATCAGATTTTGTTTTCGTGCCGCCATTGCATCTCGGATTGCACGGGATGCCATTGCATCCATCGAGGGAGAGATTGATCCAAATGGTTCTTCGCCTTAAAATTACAGATAGGAGATAGTACATTTGCACCCCAAATTTAGGGAATCAGTCATTAAGGAAATCGGATTTTGTTTCGTCCTTAGGAGGACAAAGAAAATTAAAGGAATCACATAAAGTTTGCTTGCTGCTAGTGTTGAGTCATCACATTATGTCACTGCCGCGCCCTATCACTGCTCGTGATTAGTGTTGCACTCTTAGACTTTATTTTCGGGCTCCGCCACCGATAATACCTAACATTTGCAAAAGCATGCTTGCATAAAAAGTAAGAAGAACAATTTGCATAATTGAATCaatataaaaaagaatgcaTACAGTTTTTGCACAATTGAATCAAATTACAGACCAAATTGAATAACTAGAAAAGTAGAAGGCTCTACTTCTTTGATACTTTTCAGACTGCAAGAACATTAACCATCTAATGGAGagggaaaatatattttattccaGTTCTAAATGAATCTACACAAACATTACCCGGGTATTCGACCGGACAACAGAGTGATCAAATTCTCTTATAAACCAGCCTTATTTTCCTGGATGAGATTCAGTAGCTTCAACGGCTACTCCATAAACAGATGTTTGATGGAGTAAGCCGCTATACCAGGTAGCCTGAATTTCATTAGCAGGAGATGAAGCTGTTGAATCTTTCTGATTCTCACCAAATTCAGGATTTTCCACATCAACAGACATTTGAAAAGGAATCGGTCTAGCACGGAGAAAAATATAATCCTTTTAGTTGAAAAAGAGAGTATCAAGTTTATAAAGCATTAGACTACACAAATACACATCGATATGACCCGTGAACAATCCAAAAAGAAATAGTCCTCTTCAAGGTCATTAGTTAACTAGATAACTGAACAAACAATGTGCTAGGGGTGAGTATGGGTTGGTTCAGTTCGAAACCAAATCTAACCGAAGAAACCAAAAGCAGAACAGCCTGAAGAAGACCAAAACGATTAGTGTAAGACAACCTAACAAAAGACATTCAGTTCTACAATATATTAACGATTGTGTAGTCAATAATTTAAATCAATAGGTAATGGTTATAAGAGGATGTTTGCATGACTATGATGTGCAAATGTCTAACAACTGGCTTATTCTGTAATGTTCCCTCTCAAGTCGGAGCATTTACATTTGACATATACAAGTATGGCTGAtcaagaaaaggaaagaaggcCTATAAATGCTATGTAACAACTATGTACAACTGATATATTCTATAACACCAAAAAATGCAAACTCATCTTTTCGATAGGCACTCTTGTATATATACTTCAATTTCTTTTCGAATTAAGTAGTAAATATTTCCTTTCCAACAACTTCTTTCATGTACAGAACTAAACAGATCACTTATTTCCCATTATCTAATTTCTATTCTGTCATGGACTCTCAATACAAAAATATTGAGAGCAAAGGAACTAAGACTACCTAGATTTGCATAGCAAGCATAAAATTGATGCAACACTTGCAAAATCTTCTAAGGTACATACCATACATTCATAGTTAACTCGCAATGCTGGAAATGCAAATCATTCATATTTAAATAACACTGCTGGAAACAGAGGTTCCTTCATTACTTGTTCATCGAAAATTACTTAACAGTATAGTGCCTTAATTAACAAATGCAATTCAAAGTTCATAAAAAATTCAATCATTCGATTCTTTCATTCAACTAACTATTTTCAACCAAAAACGTTGTCAAAATCATTCAACCAGCTATTCACATTCTCAAATCTCAACCAGTCAACCATTACATTCAAAATTGCATACAAAAGGGGTGAGGAGCCAAGAGAAAAAAGAATCCTTAACAAGAAATCCCTAAAACTATAATTGAAAACACAACAAAAAGAAATAACTAACCTCAATTAGATCTATGATTTAGCAGCCCACCTACTATCAATTCCCaatcgagagagagagagagggtgaGATTGTCGAGACTCGAGAGAGACGGGCTGCTGTCTGTCTGCTTCCAGATGAGGAGTTGGACTGCAAGTGAAAGTTGAGACAGTGCAAAAAATATGAGAAGAAGATGCACTATTTTCAGTGCCGTTGGAGAGAAGCCAAGATGATTGCTGATGAGGATGAGAATTGGTTGGAGGTCATCGGCCCAGACTAACTGAGGATTGGTTTGGAACTATGAGTGTGAGGTAGGAGAGTGAATAGCCGAGAAAGAAATAATGCTGCAAAAGACGAACTCATTGAATTTTCCACATATGGATTCTGATCGCAAAAACTACAAAAGAAATTCACCTAACAGTGGAATGCAAAAACTATAAACTGAACAAAAATAACATAATTACAAATCATTAACAAAACAATAAATTATACATGTGCAAGCTCACTTAACATTATCAatgataaaatatattaatatgaaaATGAACAACATTCCTACCCGTGCCAAAAATTATTACATCTTAGATAAtgaaaaaagtaaaaacaacATTGTTTTCTATATCGCAGATGATGGCTTTTACTTCTGTTACGTTTAGCGTATGAAGCTATTTCAGCTCAACATCATCGTCTACTAAATAATCACAGTTAATACAAATTTCCACTTCCCACTTTCAACTATTTCAATTAAACATCTTCTAATGCATCTGCTAAAACAATATTGTTCACTTCCTACAAAATAAAGTGATGGAACTTGAGAATCCAACAATAAAATGAACAAGAACAAGCAATATAACAGAGATAAAATCCTTAAACACAGAAAGAGGAGAGGTGTCTAGAATTTGGCTTGGTTCCGTTTGATTTAAGAAATTGTCAACCTCGACAACCAAAAGTATCCACATTATACTGTTAATATAGCAAATTCACCATCGACCATATCCAATTATGTCAGTTTTGCATAATCATAACCTACTCATCCATAGTTCAATTCAAACTTCACTAATTCGTAACCTTTCTGTCATTAATTCACCTAAATCAAATTATCAAAACCTACACACAACTCCAAATAAGCTTTAATAATTCAAACCACAACACTGAAAACCGTACACAACAAATGACAAGCTCAGAGAATGGAGGTTTTATACCACTGGACTAAAAAAAAACTGTTCCCACATTTTACTGGCAACCAAACAGAACATGGATCAAAGAACAATAAAAAGTACAGATTTTATAAACATCCgaaaaataaaatgaagagaaaaggaaagaagaaaCTGACTGTGGATCTGGCACTCGTTAGCGGAGTGTCTCTGGCAATGAATGGAGGAAACCCGAAATGACGTTGTTTAATATAGAGTTTGGGTTTGACGATAACAGAAAGCAGAATTTGCAAGTAAATGGCAAGTTTATTATTACTAAGAACACAAAAGCATGCTTGTTTGCATATAAAGCAAACTAAGAAGCAAACAACAAAAAACAACATTAACAATTTGCATAATTGAATCAATAAAAAAGAATGCTTATAAATTTTTCTCACTTATAGTTCAATAACACAGCATAGAGGCAAGTTCCGTTTACTAAGTTAATCAATCAATAGAGCTTGATTCTGCTTCTGACCTTACTACACAGAAGATAGCCCGCATATAAGAGCTTCTATTAGAGACTTAAGGATTTGCGATCTATTGATACACAATAGTCGGAAGCGTTACGTATGACATTAATTTTAATGCAAGCAAATATCAAAAGTAAGTAAAGTAAGCATATATCTCCTTCTGGGTTTTAATCCACTAATGAACTCTTTCAACAGTAAAGCACAAATTTTTACCATAGATACAGAGATTGTATAAAGTACCTTTCTTTACACTCCACACTCAGCTATCTATCTCTCTCTAGTGTTTACTTAAAACCGAAGTAAACAGAAGAGCTTCTGATCCTTTTTactattgatgatttttgttctaAAAACTAGAACACATACTTTTGAACAATTGAATCAATTACAGACCAAATTGAATTAACTAGAGAAGTACTATACTCAATATGCAAGCTTCTTTCATACTTTCCAGACTGCAAGAACATTAACCATCTAATGgacaaaaaatatattctattaATAATTGAAATGATAGAACTTTATAATCTAGCACCTCTTTTCCAGGTCTAAATGAATCTACACAAACATTACCAGGGTACACGACCGGACGACAGAATGATCAAATTCTCCTATAACCAGTCTTATTTTCCTGGATGAGATTCAGTAGCTTCTTTCCCATTGCTGCTTTCATTCTTGCTGTGCATTTCTAGTAACTTCTGCTCTTCTTCCTTGGTTTCGACTGCTTTTATTTCTGGTGCAGGAGGCTTAGGCTTATTTGTGGACTGCTGATACATGATTCCACCAGCCATACAAATGAGAAGCCCGACCGTTCCAACGAACGATGAATGCTTATCCCAGACAACCAAATTGATTACCACTGTCAAAAGCTTATTCACTACTCCAAGAACAGTAAATCCTGTTGCGGAAATAGCCTTCCGGCATGAAAACCCAAAGAAAGAGATGGATAAACCAAATAAGCATGATAAGCCAACAGGCAAAACTACATCAAAAGAATGCCAATCTGACTCATCAGAGATTTCACGCTTTATCTTCTTGAGTTCCCCCATTATAAGCAATTCGAACGGAAAGAGTAGGAGGGCCTCAAGATTGTTGTACAATACAAGACCCCAAGTATTTAAGCCTATGGTCATAACAACATGCTTAATGTACACAAAATCAACAGTCATGCTTATCAAATAAGCTAGAGCCCAGCTGTAAGCTGCAATGGTGAATTGGTAATCTGTCAGAACATAAAGTACACTTCCGATAAAGATGGTTGCGAGTGACAACCATGTCTTCAATAGAGGCCATGGCTGGTGCAAGAAAAGGGTTTCTCCAACCGCAACAAATAAAGGGACTATAGAACGGAAGACAATGAAGGTATCAACATTTGCATGTAATAAGAGCTCGCTGTTGGTAAAGAGAGAAAGATAGAAAATGATGGCTGCAGGTAGGAACCGCCACATGGTTAGAGGGTCAAGCCGATCATGCTCTAAAAATTTTAAACACCCGCATAAAGCCACACCTGCAGCACTAGTGAAATACTGTAGAGCAGTTAGAGCTCCAGGATAGGGGAATTTCATAACAGCCCATTTGTTGATGATAGAAAGCAGAGATGCTGAAATGCAATATCCAACGGCTACTCCATAAACAGAGGTTTGATGGAGTAAGCAACTATACCAGGTTGCCTGAATTTCACTAGCAGGATATGAAGCTCTTGAATCTTTCTGGTTCTCGCCAACTTTAGGATTTTCCACATCACCAGACATTTGAAAAGGAATCGGTCTGGCAGGGAGAAAAATCATAGTCAGTTTATTTGAAAAGAGAGTATCGAGATCATATAGCAAGTTTATAAAGCATTAGACTACACATATATACACATCAATATGACCCGTGAACAATCCAAAAATATTTAGTCTCTTCAAGGTCACTAGTTAACTATACAACTGAACCAACAATGTTCTATGGGTGAGTATGGGTTGGTTCAGTTCGAAAACCAAATCTAAACGAAGAAACCAAAAGAAGAACAGCCTGAAGAAGACAGACAAGAACAAAACAATTAGTGTAAGACAGCCTAACAAATGACATTCAGTTCTACAATATATTAACGATTGTGTAGTCAATAATTTAAATCAATAGCTAATGATTATAAGAGGATGTTTGCATGATTGTGGTTATGTCTAACTTGGTTAACAAGTGTGAAGAGAGAAATGAGAGAATAATCTGATATCTATTCAAGAGAAACTACATCTGCATAAATACAAGTTTGGCAAAtctagaaaaagaaagaaacttTATTTAGGCCTACAACATGTGACAACTGTGTACAACTGGCTTATTCTGTAATGTTCCCTTTCAAGTTGGAGCATTTACATTTGAACATATACAAGCATGACTGGttaagaaaaggaaagaaggcCTATAAATGCTATGTAAGAGCTATGTACAACTGGTATGCTCTATAACACCAAGAAATGCAAACTCATCTTTTCAATAGGCactcttgtatatatatatacttcaaTTTCTTTTTGAATTAAGTAGTAAATATTGCCTTTGCAACAACTTCCGTTATGTACAGAACAGAGCTACAGTCTACATTGTTGAAACATGCTTTTCTTTTGAAAGTTGAAAAATAATCATATTTATTATTACTCACAACTAAATCCTCAATGCTGAAAATAGATGCATCATCAATTCTCATTCAACAACCTCCCGCTCTAAGTAAAAATCCATCTCTTATCTATAAAATATCATTCCAAATGATTGATATCACATAAGCTCTTAAATTCTACTCGATCACAAAGCATACTCCTAAGCCAATTCTCACATAACACCCAAAGCTTAATGCGTGTGTATATGAATTAAACATAAAGTCTTATAATTTTAGAAATATATagatatatccatatatttttattatttacatgtTTTCCCAAACGTTTTGACTtcctatatttatttatttttaaagtatagTTCCCAGTTTCCATTCCCTTTCCATGTTACATAAAAATTCTAATCCTCTTCAAGGTCACTTGCAAACTATACAACTGATAAAGCAATGCCTTAAGGGTGAGTTTCTGTGGTTCAATTCGAAAAGCTAACCTAAATGAAGAAACCAAAAGCAGAACAGACTGAAAAAGACAGACCAGACCAAGAGGATTAGTGAAAGACATTGAAGACGTTCAGTTCTATAATATAGGAATAAGGTGCATAAATGCCCCTAACTTAGACAGCAATGAGCAATATTGCCCCTAAGGTGAAAAATAGCACAATTAAGGGCTTAACGTTGACAACTTGGATCAATTTTGGACATAATTAAATGATGTTTTTACACAgattttcctttttcttaatTCATCTGCCTACCATGCCATTGACGTCTCAAGTTATTGAAGAAGAGAAACAACAAGAATCtctcttttttttaagaaaatggcAAGAATCtcgataaacaaaaaaaaaagcaagaatCTCAAATAACAATTGAGAAAAAGGAATTATGCAACTCAATTTTAAGTGCTTCCAACTTACTTTCTGAATTAATTGAAGGTAGAGATTCACGTTTCGCCTGGATTTGACACCTAGTAGGAAAGACGGTAGAGGAAGAATCTGCAGGCAGTAAACAAAAGAAGAGATTTTACAGATTTCATAAATTGAGACTGCTAGAAAAAAGATCTATAGAGTGCTTACTATAAGTATAAGCTAAGCACCTGTTACATAAGAAACTGAGAATAACTTGGAAAATTGACTCTACCGCTGCGAAGACGACTTTTCCTTATCACTCCAGTTACGACAGTTGTCTATCCTTCCTTACAACCTTCTATGAAGGGTTATAGCTTTACCTTACTCTACCTGTCGCATTCCCTGATTCCATTCCTTCTATTCATTGGTCTTTCCCAGCCTAACTGCCTTAATTCATTCCTATAGGGCGCAAAGACAGTTGATCCACCTTCCTAGAGGAAGGAGTTGGTACACGACCAGCAGCATACCTTCCGTATCGAGATCGTGATCCAGATCCGTATATGACCTGGCTATGGGCCGGGCAAGAGGGGCTTTTCTATAAAATCGTCATCctaagcccagcccagcccaccAGTAATTTAGGGGCTCGGGCTGGGCTAGGCTcgggtttaaaaatcaaatcccaaacaCAGCACATATAAACCCACctaaacatatatacatattttttaattataaaaaataaagtttaatacttaaaataaatatttaatatataaaatttattaattaatattaataggcgggcTGGACTGGGCTGGCccgtgctatttttattaaGAGGAAATTACACTAAAAATCAGATTCTAATTTTTGTTTACAAttatgaaaatcgtttttatatattttttcattatatgattttaaatcttaaaatatcagaataccataattttatttttgtttttgtcaaattttcagttattcaattgcaggaaataaaaacagttttaaaaaaaccaccaaatatgacatttaaataaatttgtttgacatttaaataaatttgtttaagggTCTGACacagttataaataatttgttaattatgatcattgtgtaatttacccttttattaatcccaaggccgcccaaaaaataggcgggctttaGCGGCGCTGGGCTGGGCCTAACATCAATTAGCATTGTCCAAGCCCGGCCCAAGGAACACGGGCCGAGCGGGTACCCGGACCCGTGGACAGATCTAGGCTAGAAGCACCAGAGCAAGCACTAATAGCAATTGATCGGGCCCAAAAGCATAGAAAtgtaagtatttttttttatgctgGTTCGTTGCATCTCTCAACTCTAGGGGTCCTGCTCCTCTAAGGGGGACAATTCAAGAAGAATGAAGAGAGAGATTAAGTTCATATAGAACCATTCACATAGAATCGGGAAATAGTAGACCTATTCTCCAACAATAGGAAAGGTCGAAGATGTGCTagtccttatttattataagcTTGCCTATATTAGAGAGATCGCACTTCTTCCTATAGCTTGGTAAAGCTATAATTCGATCTTGTTTACTCGCTACTTGATCGCTTTTTtccatataatatattattatagcTTCTCGTAGATGCATCTTAGCTAGCTAGGAATCTATTAGAAGCATAAGCTGTCCGTTCAATCTTAAATACTTTTATAATCGATGATCACCTCAAGTGATTCATTCCTGCCAAATCTCTAACCCTGTTCCAGTCCTTCAATATCGTCGATGCGGTTGAAGAAGAAGTGTAAGACTCTCCTGAATCCTCTTCCATTGAAATAGACTTCTTTAAATCACAGGACCGCTGACGACGAATACTCTCTCCCATGAGATCATGGAAACCAATTGCGGGTGCTCCATTTGACCTTGCTAAATCCCATAGGATGTCTCCTCCACTCTAAACGGAAATCTGTGGCCGATTGTGCTTCTGGTTAAATCATGCGGTCTTTAGCAGGGCTTTATAGGGCGATACTACCGCTACTGTCGATTAACTAActaactttctttttcttctggtCTGTTTCATTTCGAGCTCTTTTTTCGATTTAGCTTCTTACCTACCAGGGAATCGCCTTTGTTATGCTTTTTCTGCGGCGTATCGTCCTAAGGATGATATTTTTACACTTGTCCTTGTCTTCTGGTTGAT comes from Euphorbia lathyris chromosome 8, ddEupLath1.1, whole genome shotgun sequence and encodes:
- the LOC136202540 gene encoding GDP-mannose transporter GONST3-like, which codes for MSGDVENPKVGENQKDSRASYPASEIQATWYSCLLHQTSVYGVAVGYCISASLLSIINKWAVMKFPYPGALTALQYFTSAAGVALCGCLKFLEHDRLDPLTMWRFLPAAIIFYLSLFTNSELLLHANVDTFIVFRSIVPLFVAVGETLFLHQPWPLLKTWLSLATIFIGSVLYVLTDYQFTIAAYSWALAYLISMTVDFVYIKHVVMTIGLNTWGLVLYNNLEALLLFPFELLIMGELKKIKREISDESDWHSFDVVLPVGLSCLFGLSISFFGFSCRKAISATGFTVLGVVNKLLTVVINLVVWDKHSSFVGTVGLLICMAGGIMYQQSTNKPKPPAPEIKAVETKEEEQKLLEMHSKNESSNGKEATESHPGK